A window of the Egibacter rhizosphaerae genome harbors these coding sequences:
- a CDS encoding methyltransferase domain-containing protein → MSIETVGTGHTPLDESKVEAFAGQVISDIGTVLAGATVYIGHHAGLYTAMADGLPVDPHELAERAGAHPRYVREWLGAQAASGYVEYDPQRGAYRLPLEHAAVLAEPSSPAYLSGATDAMAGIWAAAGPVADDFTAGEGVPWHAHDARLFSGTEELFRPGYETFLATEWIPSLDGAEARLRAGGRVADVGCGHGVSTVEMAKAFPASRVHGFDAHDASVATARERAATAGVADRTTFETVLATELPGDGYDLVCFFDALHDMGDPVGALVRAREALGPDGAVMLIEPLAGDRVEENLTPVGRLFYAASTLVCTANGIAQGNHPVLGAQAGEQALRDVLAQAGFTRVRRTADAPVNMVLEARP, encoded by the coding sequence ATGAGCATCGAGACAGTCGGCACCGGCCACACGCCCCTGGACGAGTCCAAGGTCGAGGCCTTCGCCGGACAGGTCATCAGTGACATCGGCACGGTCCTCGCCGGTGCCACGGTCTACATCGGACACCACGCCGGGCTCTACACGGCGATGGCGGACGGCCTCCCGGTCGACCCGCACGAGCTCGCCGAGCGTGCCGGGGCGCATCCGCGGTACGTGCGGGAGTGGCTGGGCGCTCAGGCGGCGAGCGGCTACGTGGAGTACGACCCGCAGCGGGGGGCCTACCGGCTTCCGCTCGAACACGCGGCGGTCCTCGCCGAGCCGTCGAGCCCCGCGTACCTGAGCGGGGCGACAGACGCGATGGCGGGGATCTGGGCGGCCGCCGGGCCGGTCGCCGACGACTTCACCGCGGGCGAGGGTGTGCCGTGGCACGCACACGACGCGCGTCTCTTCTCGGGCACCGAGGAGCTGTTCCGGCCGGGCTACGAGACCTTCCTCGCCACCGAGTGGATCCCCTCGCTCGACGGCGCGGAGGCGAGGCTTCGGGCCGGTGGGCGGGTCGCCGACGTGGGCTGCGGCCACGGGGTGTCGACGGTCGAGATGGCCAAGGCGTTCCCGGCGTCCCGGGTGCACGGGTTCGACGCGCACGACGCCTCCGTCGCGACCGCGCGCGAGCGTGCCGCCACGGCGGGAGTGGCCGACCGCACGACCTTCGAGACGGTCCTGGCCACCGAGCTGCCCGGTGACGGGTACGACCTCGTGTGCTTCTTCGACGCACTCCACGACATGGGTGACCCCGTGGGGGCACTCGTACGCGCTCGGGAGGCGCTCGGTCCCGACGGTGCGGTCATGCTGATCGAGCCGTTGGCAGGCGACCGCGTCGAGGAGAACCTCACGCCGGTCGGCCGTCTCTTCTACGCGGCCTCCACGCTGGTCTGCACCGCCAACGGGATCGCGCAGGGCAACCACCCGGTGCTCGGCGCGCAGGCCGGGGAGCAGGCCCTGCGGGACGTGCTCGCCCAGGCCGGGTTCACCCGTGTCCGCCGCACCGCGGACGCACCGGTCAACATGGTCCTGGAGGCGCGGCCATGA
- a CDS encoding nuclear transport factor 2 family protein codes for MSGTRATADLAARYRVAVEADDPRVLIPLYDPGALLDVHVPHWRFQVEGRRPIAEQVCVLPRPGRFTTFDGEATRDGLLVRFEWRQNGPTGDALVRQLHAWRLRDGRITEHLVFCAGVWDRELQQRMAVEAPLVRP; via the coding sequence ATGAGCGGCACCCGAGCCACCGCCGATCTCGCGGCCCGGTACCGAGTGGCCGTGGAAGCCGATGATCCCCGCGTCCTCATCCCGCTCTACGATCCGGGTGCCCTGCTGGACGTCCACGTGCCGCACTGGCGTTTCCAGGTCGAGGGCCGGCGGCCGATCGCCGAACAGGTGTGCGTCCTGCCCCGGCCGGGACGGTTCACGACGTTCGACGGCGAGGCGACCCGCGATGGCCTCCTCGTGCGCTTCGAGTGGCGCCAGAACGGGCCCACCGGCGACGCGCTCGTGCGCCAGCTCCACGCGTGGCGGCTGCGCGACGGCCGCATCACCGAGCACCTCGTCTTCTGCGCCGGCGTGTGGGACCGGGAGCTGCAGCAGCGGATGGCCGTCGAGGCCCCACTGGTGCGCCCGTGA
- a CDS encoding phosphotransferase family protein yields MSAQPDGRTHVRRVAASIEEILGPGAHREPFVHGDGKSGVRMERVVVDGQRYVLKHLHVADDWIMRATGDLAGRPITLWRRGLLDRLPDCFDHATVGAAWDDRPEGRGAVVVMRDVGEWLLPEGDVEIPLDAHLAFVDHMARLHTTFWGFRDTVGLLPLSQRYVWFGPHLADVERARGSTAAVPTRLVPQGWDRFAERAPDAAPVVLALLEDASPLVRGLASTPATLLHGDWKAGNLGRDLDGRTILLDWAVTGAGPPCAEIAHYVCLNRARLPQSKDATLRAYREALERHGMDTGPWWDRQCALSLLGTLLMFGWEKAWGEDEGALEDLAWWRARALDGAREL; encoded by the coding sequence GTGAGCGCGCAGCCGGACGGTCGGACCCACGTGCGCCGGGTCGCGGCGAGCATCGAGGAGATCCTGGGCCCGGGTGCGCACCGTGAGCCCTTCGTGCATGGCGACGGCAAGTCCGGGGTGCGGATGGAGCGCGTCGTGGTCGACGGGCAGCGCTACGTCCTCAAGCACCTTCACGTGGCCGACGACTGGATCATGCGGGCGACCGGCGACCTCGCCGGTCGCCCGATCACCCTTTGGCGCCGCGGGCTGCTCGACCGACTGCCTGACTGTTTCGACCACGCGACCGTCGGGGCCGCGTGGGACGACCGCCCCGAAGGACGCGGTGCGGTCGTGGTGATGCGCGACGTGGGCGAGTGGCTGCTGCCCGAGGGGGACGTCGAGATCCCCCTGGACGCACACCTCGCCTTCGTCGACCACATGGCCCGGCTGCACACGACGTTCTGGGGGTTCCGCGACACCGTCGGCCTGCTCCCCCTGTCCCAGCGGTACGTGTGGTTCGGGCCACACCTGGCCGACGTCGAACGCGCGCGTGGCAGCACCGCGGCCGTGCCCACGCGGCTCGTCCCCCAGGGGTGGGATCGCTTCGCCGAGCGCGCCCCCGACGCCGCACCGGTCGTCCTCGCGCTCCTCGAGGACGCCTCGCCGCTCGTGCGCGGGCTCGCGAGCACGCCGGCGACGCTCCTCCACGGCGACTGGAAGGCCGGCAACCTCGGTCGCGACCTCGATGGGCGGACGATCCTCCTGGACTGGGCGGTCACCGGGGCCGGTCCGCCGTGCGCGGAGATCGCCCACTACGTGTGCCTGAACCGGGCGCGCCTGCCCCAGTCCAAGGACGCCACCCTGCGCGCGTACCGGGAGGCACTCGAACGGCACGGGATGGACACGGGTCCGTGGTGGGATCGCCAGTGCGCCCTCTCCCTGCTCGGGACCCTGCTGATGTTCGGCTGGGAGAAGGCGTGGGGCGAGGACGAGGGGGCTCTCGAGGATCTCGCGTGGTGGAGGGCGCGAGCGCTCGACGGTGCCCGGGAGTTGTGA
- a CDS encoding class I SAM-dependent methyltransferase — MREVGPDQRLADEVRAAYEGSAEAWANGPASIYRGMAAALLATTPRPLAGRLVLDLGAGTGVASDALTEAGAHPVGVDLAHAMLAHRRARRPPGVVADALALPFAEATFDAVVAAFCLNHVPDPATALAECRRVTRPGSPVLASTFPNDVEHPAKPVVEAVLERFGYRRPDWYRTFKDHIAALTGEAEAFAGAAVAAGLADPRVERVEVDVGLDDPERAVEWRLNMPHTLGFVAGLEAGARRRLRAEAVAALSSRLPSSVVMLALRARAP, encoded by the coding sequence GTGCGCGAGGTCGGGCCGGACCAACGCCTCGCCGACGAGGTCCGTGCAGCCTATGAGGGCTCGGCCGAGGCCTGGGCGAACGGACCCGCCTCGATCTACCGGGGCATGGCCGCCGCTCTGTTGGCGACGACGCCGCGACCGCTGGCCGGGCGTCTCGTCCTGGATCTCGGGGCGGGTACGGGGGTGGCGTCGGACGCGCTGACCGAGGCGGGAGCGCACCCGGTCGGGGTCGATCTCGCGCACGCCATGCTGGCGCACCGGCGGGCACGGCGGCCTCCCGGCGTGGTCGCCGACGCCCTGGCGCTGCCGTTCGCCGAGGCGACTTTCGACGCCGTCGTCGCCGCGTTCTGCCTGAATCACGTGCCCGATCCCGCGACGGCGCTTGCCGAGTGCCGCCGGGTGACCCGTCCCGGCAGCCCCGTGCTCGCGAGCACGTTCCCGAACGACGTCGAGCACCCCGCCAAGCCGGTCGTCGAAGCCGTCCTCGAGCGGTTCGGGTACCGGCGTCCGGACTGGTACCGGACGTTCAAGGACCACATCGCGGCGCTCACCGGCGAGGCCGAGGCCTTCGCCGGAGCCGCGGTCGCCGCGGGGCTCGCGGACCCCCGGGTCGAGCGCGTGGAGGTCGACGTGGGACTCGACGATCCGGAGCGGGCAGTCGAGTGGCGGCTCAACATGCCGCACACGTTGGGGTTCGTGGCGGGGCTCGAAGCCGGAGCCCGGCGGCGGCTCCGCGCCGAAGCCGTCGCGGCCCTCTCGTCCCGACTGCCCTCGTCGGTGGTCATGCTGGCGCTGCGAGCGCGCGCGCCCTGA
- a CDS encoding TIGR03086 family metal-binding protein, protein MADLVRFHHRALGALDESIEHVDSEDWPRPTPCESWSVRGLVNHLTAEALWAPHLLRGETLEEVGQRYEGDVLGPRPHEAWKEAGEAERRAVGAEGALDGTVHTSMGQLDASTYLAQRLTDLVVHRWDLARALGHDGTVPEDIATYLYERWAPHAEGLAASGLFAPPVEVGPDASASDRLIALLGRRP, encoded by the coding sequence ATGGCTGATTTGGTCCGGTTCCACCACCGAGCGCTCGGCGCACTCGACGAGTCGATCGAGCATGTCGACTCCGAGGACTGGCCGCGGCCGACCCCCTGCGAGAGCTGGTCGGTGCGCGGCCTCGTGAACCACCTGACCGCGGAGGCCCTGTGGGCACCGCACCTGCTGAGGGGCGAGACGCTCGAGGAGGTGGGGCAGCGCTACGAGGGCGACGTCCTCGGCCCGCGCCCGCACGAGGCGTGGAAGGAGGCCGGTGAGGCCGAGCGACGGGCGGTCGGGGCGGAGGGGGCGTTGGACGGGACCGTGCACACCTCGATGGGCCAGCTCGACGCCTCCACCTACCTCGCCCAACGGCTAACCGACCTCGTCGTGCACCGCTGGGACCTCGCGCGGGCCCTCGGCCACGACGGGACCGTGCCCGAGGACATCGCCACCTACTTGTACGAACGGTGGGCGCCGCATGCCGAGGGGCTCGCTGCCAGCGGCCTCTTCGCCCCGCCGGTGGAGGTCGGGCCGGACGCGAGCGCGTCGGACCGCCTGATCGCGCTCCTGGGCCGACGGCCGTGA